The genomic interval CGAGGCGATCTACACGCTCTACGAGGGCGTGGGTTCGGTCGAGTCGATCGATACCGCGATGCGCCTCGGCGCGAACCACCCGATGGGGCCGCTGCAGCTCGCCGACTTCATCGGCCTCGATACCTGCCTGTCCGTGATGCAGGTGCTCTACGAGGGGCTGGCGGATTCGAAGTACCGCCCCTGCCCGCTGCTGGTGAAGTACGTCGAGGCCGGCTGGCTCGGCCGCAAGACCAAGCGCGGATTCTACGATTACCGCGGCGAGACGCCGATCCCGACGCGCTGAGCCTCGCGCTGCGAGAGCGCATTCCGGCGAAAAAGAAAAAGCCGCCCGAGACATCGTCCCGGGCGGCTTTTTCGTGATCGTGCGGCTTGGCCTTACTGAGCCGACTTCTGCGCCGGCTGCGGATAGGCCGGGTTCTCGGCCGGAACGTTGCCGCTGTTGGAGGACGGGGCCTTGTTGACGGAACCCGTGGTTATCTCACGCGAGGATTCCTGGCTCTTGCCGGCGTAATCGGACGTCGTCTCCGCCCGGTTCCAGCTCAGGAGGCCGACTGCGGCCACCGCCAGCAGGACGAGGCTCGCCACCAGCACGTAGAGGACAGGCTTGCCCTTCGCACCCTGGCGGGCATCGGTTTGGGTCTCGATCTGGGCCATGAAATTCCCTCTCTTCCGCCCGACGAAAGGGGCGGCGTCGGCATCGGTTATGCTTGGCCAACGCCGGTCCGGCGCCGAGAGTTCCTGAGTAAGCTGCGCCTTGAGGCTCGTTCCGCATTCGGGACGAAGCTCAAGGTTCTCAGTTCGGCAGCCTTTCTTTCAAATTGCCGGAAACATCTTCGGGATGAGGCTTCAGCGGCCCGTCGTGAGCAGGATCTTGCCCGTGTGGCTGCTGGTTTCCATCAACTCGTGCGCCTTGCGCGCTTCCTCCAGCGGGAAGGTGGCGTGAACGACGGGCCGGATCTTGCCCGCCTCGACCAGCGGCCAGACATCCCGCTTCAAGCCCTCGGCGATGGCGGCCTTCGCCTCCTTGGCCTGGGCCCGAAGGGTCGCGCCGGTGATGGTCAGGCGCTTGAGCATGATCGGGGTGAGCGTCAGGTTCTCGGCCTTGAAGCCCTTCATGAAGGCGATCTGGACGAGGCGCCCTTCCACCGCCAGCGAGGCGATGTTCCGCGAGAGGTAAGCCGCTCCGACCATGTCGAGGATCACATCGACCCCCTGACCGTCGGTGAGGCGCTTCACCTCCTCGGCGAAATCGGCCTCGCGGTAGTTGATGGCGGCATCCGCGCCCAGCTCTTCGCAGAACCGGCATTTCTCGGCGGAGCCGGCGGTGGTGAGGACGCGGGCGCCGTGCTGCTTGGCGATCTGGATCGCGGTGGTGCCGATGCCGCTCGACCCGCCATGCACGAGGAAGGTCTCGCCTTTCTGCAGGCGCCCGCGCTGGATCACCGTGGAATAGACGGTGAAGGTGGTCTCGGGCAGGCCGGCGGCCTCCACCAGCGAGAGCGGCCCGGGCTTCTTCAGCACCTGCCCGGCCTCGGCGACGGCGAATTCGGCGTAACCGCCGCTGATGACGAGGGCGCAGACCTCGTCGCCCTCCGAAAAACCCGTCACGCCCTCGCCCAGCGCCGCAATCCGGCCGGCGATCTCGAGGCCCGGAATCTCGGTCGCGCCCTTGGGCGGCGGGTAGCTGCCCTGGCGCTGCATGATGTCGGGCCGGTTGACCCCCGCCGCGACCACCTCGACCAGAACCTGCCCGGCCGCGGGCTCGGGCAGCGGCACGGTCTCGACCGCGATGACCTCAGGACCGCCCGCGCCAGTGAAGCGGATCTGGCGCATGGTCTCGGGCAGGTTTGTGGGCATGGGGTCTCCTCGGACTCACGCGGCGGGTCGGTCGCTCGCAGTTCGGGTCACATGGCGCACGGGGCGGGGTGCGTCGAGCGGTGAACCGCCTTCGTCGTCGCGAGCGAACGCGAAGCGATCCGGCGGCGCGACCCTTCCGGACAGGGCCGAGCCCTGGTTCGCGTCGGCCCCGCCGCGCGATGACGCCGGCCACGGCGTGACGACCAACGGAATACCGGACCCGACGGCAAAAAAATCAGCGGGTGCCGTACATCCGGTCGCCGGCATCGCCGAGGCCCGGCACGATGTAGCCGTGGTCGTTGAGGTGGCTGTCGATGGCTGCGGTCCAGACCGGCACGTCCGGATGCGCCGCCTGGAAGCGGGCGATCCCTTCGGGCGCGGCGAGCAGGCAGACGAAGCGGAGATCCTTCGCGCCCCGGCTCTTCAGCCGCTCCACCGCCGCGACCGCGGAATTGGCGGTGGCGAGCATGGGGTCGAGCACCAGCACGGTCCGGTCGGCCAGATCCGACGGGCTCTTGAAATAATACTCCACCGCCTGGAGCGTGTCGGGATCGCGGTAGAGCCCGACATGGGCGACGCGGGCCGAGGGCATCAGCGAGAGCATGCCGTCGAGAAAGCCGACGCCGGCCCGCAGGATCGGGGCGAGCACGAGCTTCTTGCCGGCGATCCGGCGCCCTTCCATGGGTTGAATCGGCGTCTGGATGGTGACCGGTTCGAGCGGCAGGTCGCGGGTCACCTCATAGGCGAGCAGCATCCCGATCTCGTTGAGGAGTTCGCGGAAACCCTTCGTCGAGCGCTCGCCGTCGCGCATCATCGTCAGCTTGTGCTGGACGAGGGGGTGATCGACCACCGTCACCCGCGCCGCGCCGCCGCTTTCCGCCTGCATCGATACCGTCCCTGTGCCTGTCGTGATCCGGGCCGCACGATGCCACGGGGGGCGGAGGAAGCCGAGACGCGCGGGACGTTTTCTCGCCTGAGCGGATCAATCGAGGAGGGGCGGCGACTTCAGCACCAGCACCGCCCGCTCGGGCAGATCGACGGTGCCGCCGACCGGAACCGGCGGACGCGCGCCGTCGGGGACCGTGCCGGTGTCGCGGGTGGTGTCGAAGACCGGGCGCCACGGGCCGCCGAGTTCCGGCGGCAGGGCGAAGGGGCAGGGCTCCGGCGCCGCGTTCATGAGGATGAGGACGCGCTCCGATCCCTCGATGTCGTTGCTCATCTGCATGCCGAAGGCGCGGCGCTCGCCGTCGCCCCAGGCGGCCGCGTCCATCTCGGTCCCGTCGGGGGAGAG from Methylobacterium sp. AMS5 carries:
- a CDS encoding NAD(P)H-quinone oxidoreductase — protein: MPTNLPETMRQIRFTGAGGPEVIAVETVPLPEPAAGQVLVEVVAAGVNRPDIMQRQGSYPPPKGATEIPGLEIAGRIAALGEGVTGFSEGDEVCALVISGGYAEFAVAEAGQVLKKPGPLSLVEAAGLPETTFTVYSTVIQRGRLQKGETFLVHGGSSGIGTTAIQIAKQHGARVLTTAGSAEKCRFCEELGADAAINYREADFAEEVKRLTDGQGVDVILDMVGAAYLSRNIASLAVEGRLVQIAFMKGFKAENLTLTPIMLKRLTITGATLRAQAKEAKAAIAEGLKRDVWPLVEAGKIRPVVHATFPLEEARKAHELMETSSHTGKILLTTGR
- the upp gene encoding uracil phosphoribosyltransferase, which codes for MQAESGGAARVTVVDHPLVQHKLTMMRDGERSTKGFRELLNEIGMLLAYEVTRDLPLEPVTIQTPIQPMEGRRIAGKKLVLAPILRAGVGFLDGMLSLMPSARVAHVGLYRDPDTLQAVEYYFKSPSDLADRTVLVLDPMLATANSAVAAVERLKSRGAKDLRFVCLLAAPEGIARFQAAHPDVPVWTAAIDSHLNDHGYIVPGLGDAGDRMYGTR